The following are from one region of the Methyloversatilis discipulorum genome:
- the cobA gene encoding uroporphyrinogen-III C-methyltransferase gives MTTYAPRTGKVYLIGAGPGDPELLTLKAVRALGRCDVLLVDDLADTAVLEHARSDARIVRVGKRGGCRSTPQAFIERLMLRYARAGFTVGRVKGGDPFVFGRGGEEMQTLRRAGIECEVVSGLSAGIAVPATLGVPVTHRDMACGVTFVTGHAREDGQPGREPDWAALARCGTTLVIYMGMRKLASIAEALHVGGLAADTPACAIQNGTRDSQRAVVSTLRDLPQAVADAKLGSPAIVVIGEVVNLAEVAEQAEALSMRA, from the coding sequence ATGACGACTTACGCACCCCGGACCGGAAAGGTCTACCTGATAGGCGCCGGCCCCGGCGACCCCGAACTGCTGACGCTGAAGGCCGTGCGCGCGCTCGGCCGCTGCGACGTGCTGCTGGTCGACGACCTGGCCGACACCGCCGTGCTCGAACACGCGCGCAGCGACGCCCGCATCGTGCGCGTCGGCAAGCGTGGCGGCTGTCGCAGCACGCCGCAGGCCTTCATCGAACGCCTGATGCTGCGCTATGCGCGCGCCGGCTTCACGGTCGGCCGGGTCAAGGGCGGCGACCCCTTCGTGTTCGGCCGCGGCGGCGAGGAAATGCAGACGCTGCGCCGGGCCGGCATCGAATGCGAGGTGGTCAGCGGCCTGTCGGCCGGCATCGCGGTACCGGCCACGCTGGGCGTGCCGGTCACCCACCGCGACATGGCCTGCGGCGTCACCTTCGTCACCGGCCACGCACGCGAAGACGGCCAGCCGGGCCGCGAGCCCGACTGGGCGGCACTGGCCCGCTGCGGCACGACACTGGTCATCTACATGGGCATGCGCAAGCTGGCGTCCATCGCCGAGGCGCTGCACGTCGGCGGTCTCGCCGCCGACACCCCGGCCTGTGCGATCCAGAACGGCACCCGCGACAGCCAGCGTGCCGTCGTCTCCACGCTGCGCGACCTGCCGCAGGCCGTCGCCGACGCAAAGCTGGGCAGCCCGGCCATCGTCGTGATCGGCGAAGTGGTCAATCTGGCCGAAGTCGCGGAACAGGCTGAAGCGCTGTCGATGCGGGCCTGA
- a CDS encoding TetR/AcrR family transcriptional regulator, with protein sequence MPNETLKSDRTAEARTRGDAKERIFAAAEKLFTEQGYAATSMRMIASAAGVPLASINYHFGSKRDLMESVYQRVLGADGTRSGYLAKLEREAVEAPLSVTRIVETFVESTLRLSRKDTVSGAVFKQLIGRAYFEPGDDFIPEEYVRIMDWYRKALMRALPALPEDELLRRMYFFVGIVAYVMAGRDVMHLLGRCSPASRNDPESLLRALVPFIVGGLEAPPSA encoded by the coding sequence GTGCCGAACGAAACCCTGAAATCCGACCGAACTGCCGAGGCGCGCACGCGCGGCGATGCCAAGGAACGCATTTTCGCGGCGGCCGAGAAGCTATTTACCGAGCAGGGCTACGCGGCGACCTCGATGCGCATGATCGCGTCGGCGGCCGGCGTCCCGCTGGCGTCGATCAATTACCACTTCGGGTCCAAGCGCGACCTGATGGAGAGCGTGTATCAGCGCGTGCTCGGGGCGGACGGCACACGCTCGGGCTACCTCGCCAAGCTCGAACGCGAGGCGGTCGAGGCGCCGTTGAGCGTCACCCGCATCGTCGAAACCTTCGTCGAGTCGACGCTGCGCCTGTCGCGCAAGGACACGGTGTCCGGCGCCGTGTTCAAGCAGCTGATCGGCCGCGCCTACTTCGAACCGGGCGACGATTTCATCCCCGAAGAGTACGTCCGCATCATGGACTGGTACCGCAAGGCGCTGATGCGCGCGCTGCCGGCGCTGCCCGAGGACGAACTGCTGCGCCGGATGTACTTCTTCGTCGGCATCGTGGCCTACGTGATGGCCGGGCGCGACGTGATGCACCTGCTCGGCCGCTGTTCACCGGCCTCCCGCAACGACCCTGAAAGCCTGCTGCGTGCGCTGGTGCCTTTCATCGTCGGAGGTCTCGAAGCGCCGCCGTCGGCGTGA
- a CDS encoding nitrate- and nitrite sensing domain-containing protein, with product MPLVMVLLALAIALALVFMRPERVSDSSPGGDAQRAFGDCERLLQLVHSLQQHRGMSTAWLAGDALFESPMRARRRAVQHDIEALETTARAEMALEGPCITRYELALLDAQWKELCAALDGSPAAIGADDNLTRHSLLVSHVLGWLAAVGNRRIAPVAASSGSGLLRTWISTLPALGEQLGQARAVGSAAAARGVCTAAERMRLMYLASRAESLMHQAIADTPRLPGALPATERIVRLLGLLRSDLLGATDRMTAELYFAEATAAIDAIYAWMTSCEDALRGVLAQQVASAG from the coding sequence GTGCCCCTCGTCATGGTGCTGCTGGCGCTGGCCATCGCGCTGGCGCTGGTGTTCATGCGCCCGGAGCGCGTCAGCGACAGCTCGCCGGGGGGCGACGCGCAGCGCGCCTTCGGCGATTGCGAGCGGCTGCTGCAACTTGTCCATTCGCTGCAGCAGCACCGCGGCATGAGTACCGCCTGGCTGGCCGGCGACGCCCTGTTCGAATCGCCGATGCGCGCCCGGCGGCGCGCCGTGCAGCATGACATCGAAGCGCTGGAGACGACCGCACGCGCCGAGATGGCGCTGGAGGGGCCGTGCATCACGCGGTACGAACTGGCGCTGCTCGACGCGCAGTGGAAGGAACTGTGTGCCGCGCTGGACGGCAGCCCGGCAGCGATCGGCGCCGACGACAATCTGACGCGGCACAGCCTGCTGGTGTCGCACGTGCTGGGCTGGCTGGCGGCCGTCGGCAATCGCCGGATTGCGCCGGTCGCCGCATCGTCAGGCAGCGGCCTGCTGCGCACCTGGATCAGCACGCTGCCGGCGCTGGGCGAGCAGCTGGGGCAGGCGAGGGCGGTCGGCAGTGCGGCCGCCGCACGCGGGGTCTGTACGGCGGCCGAGCGCATGCGTCTGATGTATCTGGCGTCGCGCGCAGAGTCGCTGATGCATCAGGCGATCGCCGACACACCCCGTCTGCCGGGCGCCCTGCCGGCCACCGAGCGCATCGTCCGTCTGCTTGGCCTGCTGCGCAGCGACCTGCTCGGGGCGACCGACCGGATGACGGCGGAACTGTATTTCGCCGAAGCCACCGCGGCGATCGACGCCATTTACGCCTGGATGACCAGCTGCGAAGACGCGCTGCGCGGCGTGCTCGCGCAGCAGGTCGCGTCAGCCGGCTGA
- the cphA gene encoding cyanophycin synthetase, with protein sequence MDITRLRALRGPNLWSRHTCIEAIVSCTGEHCSLDAMPGFAERLRALFPGIRPLRPTARSGPLAMADALELAALGLQASAGCPVTFSCTMQTVDAGVYQVVVEYTEEAVGRLAFELAEQLCRAAAGGGSFDLAAALQQLRELDEDIRLGPSTGAIVEAAVARGIPFRRLTDGSLVQLGWGSRQRRIQAAETDRTSAVAESIAQDKELTKALLHAAGVPVPRGRTVSDVDEAWAAALEVGLPVVVKPRDGNQGKGVTVNIVSREHMGIAFNAAYEISRDVMVERFIPGADYRFLVVGDRVIAAARREPPQVIGDGSRTVRELVDEVNADPRRGDGHATSLTKMRIDDIALARLAVQGHSPDSVPALGERVVLRNNANLSTGGSATDVTDDVHPELAARAVEAARTIGLDIAGVDIVCRTVLKPLEEQGGGIVEVNAAPGLRMHLTPSFGKGRAVGEAIVSTMFGPGDDARIPLVAVAGTNGKTTTVRLIAHLMAQTGLRVGMTTTDGVFVGNECIDTGDCSGPKSARNVLAHPDVDGAVLETARGGVLREGLGFDRCQVAVVTNIGSGDHLGLAYINTVEDLAVVKRVIVQNVAPKGMAVLNAADPVVAAMAEHCPGSITFFAQDRTHPVIATHRARGRRVIYVDDGALVAAEGSSAVRIPLSQVPLTRGGKLGFQVENAMAALGAAWALGFDWSSIRAALASFVSDAATAPGRFNVFDYKGATLIADYGHNPDAISALVQAIDALPAKRRSVVISGAGDRRDEDIRKQTQILGAAFDSVVLYQDQCQRGRKDGEVIALLREGLEGASRTREVCDINGEFVAIDHALERLQSGDLCLILIDQVEEALAHISRRVAESSAG encoded by the coding sequence ATGGACATCACCCGCCTGCGCGCCCTCCGCGGCCCCAATCTGTGGAGCCGCCACACCTGTATCGAAGCCATCGTGTCGTGCACCGGCGAACACTGTTCGCTGGACGCGATGCCCGGTTTCGCCGAGCGTCTGCGCGCCCTCTTCCCCGGCATCCGGCCGCTGCGCCCGACCGCACGCAGCGGGCCGCTGGCCATGGCCGACGCGCTGGAACTCGCCGCGCTCGGCCTGCAGGCCAGCGCCGGCTGTCCGGTTACCTTCAGCTGCACGATGCAGACCGTGGACGCCGGCGTCTATCAGGTCGTCGTCGAATACACCGAAGAGGCGGTCGGCCGCCTCGCCTTCGAACTGGCCGAACAGCTCTGTCGCGCCGCCGCCGGAGGCGGCAGCTTCGACCTCGCCGCGGCGCTGCAGCAGCTGCGCGAACTGGACGAGGACATCCGCCTCGGCCCGAGCACCGGCGCCATCGTCGAAGCCGCCGTCGCGCGCGGCATCCCGTTCCGCCGGCTCACCGACGGCTCGCTGGTGCAGCTCGGCTGGGGCAGCCGGCAGCGTCGCATCCAGGCGGCCGAAACCGACCGCACCAGCGCGGTCGCCGAATCGATCGCCCAGGACAAGGAACTGACCAAGGCGCTGCTGCACGCCGCCGGCGTGCCGGTGCCGCGCGGCCGCACGGTGAGCGACGTCGACGAGGCGTGGGCCGCCGCGCTCGAAGTCGGTCTGCCGGTGGTGGTCAAGCCGCGCGACGGCAACCAGGGCAAGGGCGTGACGGTAAACATCGTCAGCCGCGAACACATGGGCATCGCGTTCAACGCGGCCTACGAAATCAGCCGCGATGTGATGGTCGAGCGCTTCATTCCGGGCGCCGACTACCGCTTCCTGGTGGTCGGTGACCGCGTCATCGCCGCCGCCCGCCGCGAACCGCCGCAGGTGATCGGCGACGGCAGCCGCACCGTGCGCGAACTGGTCGATGAGGTGAACGCCGATCCGCGCCGCGGCGACGGCCACGCCACTTCGCTGACCAAGATGCGCATCGACGACATCGCGCTCGCTCGCCTGGCCGTCCAGGGCCACTCACCGGACAGCGTGCCGGCGCTGGGCGAACGCGTCGTGCTGCGCAACAACGCCAACCTGTCGACCGGCGGCAGCGCCACCGACGTGACCGACGACGTACACCCGGAACTGGCGGCGCGCGCAGTGGAGGCGGCGCGCACCATAGGGCTGGACATCGCCGGTGTCGACATCGTCTGCCGCACCGTGCTCAAGCCGCTGGAGGAACAGGGCGGCGGCATCGTCGAAGTCAACGCCGCACCCGGCCTGCGCATGCACCTGACGCCCTCATTCGGCAAGGGACGCGCGGTCGGCGAAGCCATCGTGTCGACCATGTTCGGCCCCGGTGACGACGCACGCATTCCGCTGGTCGCCGTCGCCGGCACCAACGGCAAGACGACGACGGTGCGGCTGATCGCCCACCTGATGGCACAGACCGGCCTGCGCGTCGGCATGACCACGACCGACGGCGTGTTCGTCGGCAACGAATGCATCGATACCGGCGACTGCAGCGGCCCGAAGAGCGCGCGCAACGTGCTGGCCCACCCGGACGTCGACGGCGCGGTGCTCGAAACCGCGCGCGGCGGCGTGCTGCGTGAAGGTCTGGGCTTCGACCGCTGCCAGGTGGCGGTGGTCACCAATATCGGCAGCGGCGACCACCTCGGCCTCGCCTATATAAATACCGTCGAGGACCTGGCGGTGGTGAAGCGGGTGATCGTGCAGAACGTCGCGCCCAAGGGCATGGCGGTGCTGAACGCCGCCGACCCGGTGGTGGCGGCGATGGCCGAACACTGCCCCGGCTCGATCACCTTCTTCGCGCAGGACCGTACCCACCCGGTCATCGCCACCCACCGCGCCCGCGGCCGCCGCGTCATCTACGTCGACGACGGCGCGCTGGTGGCCGCCGAAGGCAGCAGCGCGGTGCGCATTCCGCTGTCGCAGGTGCCGCTGACCCGTGGCGGCAAGCTGGGTTTCCAGGTCGAGAACGCGATGGCAGCGCTCGGCGCCGCCTGGGCGCTCGGCTTCGACTGGTCGTCCATCCGCGCAGCACTTGCCAGCTTCGTATCCGACGCGGCGACCGCGCCCGGCCGCTTCAATGTGTTCGACTACAAGGGCGCGACGCTGATCGCCGACTACGGCCACAACCCGGACGCCATCAGCGCGCTGGTGCAGGCCATCGACGCGCTGCCGGCGAAACGCCGCAGCGTGGTCATCAGCGGTGCCGGCGACCGGCGCGACGAGGACATCCGCAAGCAGACGCAGATCCTGGGTGCCGCCTTCGACAGCGTGGTGCTCTACCAGGACCAGTGCCAGCGCGGGCGCAAGGACGGCGAGGTGATCGCGCTGCTGCGTGAAGGTCTGGAGGGCGCGAGCCGCACGCGCGAGGTGTGCGACATCAATGGCGAATTCGTCGCCATCGACCACGCGCTGGAACGGCTGCAAAGCGGCGACCTGTGTCTGATCCTGATCGATCAGGTCGAAGAGGCGCTGGCCCACATCAGCCGGCGCGTCGCGGAAAGTTCAGCCGGCTGA
- the cphA gene encoding cyanophycin synthetase, with translation MSKRSIEILRTLELRGPNIWTYVPALEVWIDIGELEDSPSNTIPGFVDRLIDWLPALHEHTCSYEERGGFVRRLREGTWPGHILEHVTLELQNQAGMKGNFGKARETSERGVYKVVVISGNHIVSRAAILAARELVLSAMDDRAFDVKAAVSELRDLVDEHCLGPSTGCIVEAAQDRRIPSIRLNDGNLVQLGYGRKLRRIWTAETDRTAAIAEGISRDKDLTKRLLAGCGVPVPEGREVSDADDAWAAAEDIGVPVVVKPANANHGRGVSAELTKREEVATAYELARRYSKYVLVERFIPGNEHRLLVVGKQMVAAVAGETVWITGDGRSTVRQLLDSQINIDPRRGPEQEFPLDLLIPERDAKLRFELERQGYSADSVPAESARVLVQRNGNIAYDVTDQVHPDTARLVALAARVVGLDIAGIDLVVEDIRRPLREQGGAIVEVNAGPGLLMHLKPAIGTPRPVGRAIVDHLFATADDGRIPVIGVSGTRGKTTVARLIAHLMRFSGQRVGLACSDGLYLDSRRLEDGDAARFEPSQRVLMNPGAEVAVIENSFETILKEGLAYDRCQVGVLTRIDPEAHFGDYYIDSSDRVFNVLRSQIDVVLRRGTGVLNADDPLQAEMAELCDGEVIWYSTHADNGIVGSHVQSGGRAVIVRDGQIRLLEAERTEVLCPLASLPLTDGEPLHATENLLAALAAAWSLGLSPAALRTGAETFDPPVPVAVPA, from the coding sequence ATGAGTAAACGCTCGATCGAAATCCTGCGCACCCTCGAACTGCGCGGCCCCAATATCTGGACCTATGTTCCAGCGCTCGAAGTCTGGATAGACATCGGCGAACTCGAAGACTCCCCCTCGAACACCATTCCCGGCTTCGTCGATCGGCTGATCGACTGGCTGCCCGCCCTGCACGAACACACGTGCAGCTACGAAGAGCGCGGCGGTTTCGTGCGCCGGCTGCGCGAAGGCACCTGGCCCGGCCACATACTCGAACACGTGACGCTGGAACTGCAGAACCAGGCCGGCATGAAGGGCAACTTCGGCAAGGCGCGCGAAACGTCCGAGCGTGGTGTCTACAAGGTGGTGGTCATCTCCGGCAATCACATCGTCAGCCGTGCCGCGATACTCGCCGCACGCGAACTGGTGCTGTCGGCGATGGACGACCGCGCGTTCGACGTCAAGGCAGCCGTTTCGGAACTGCGCGACCTGGTCGACGAACACTGCCTGGGTCCGAGCACCGGCTGCATCGTCGAGGCGGCACAGGACCGTCGCATCCCGTCCATCCGCCTGAACGACGGCAATCTGGTGCAGCTGGGCTACGGCCGCAAGCTGCGCCGCATCTGGACCGCCGAAACCGACCGCACCGCCGCGATCGCCGAAGGCATTTCGCGCGACAAGGACCTGACCAAGCGCCTGCTCGCCGGCTGCGGCGTGCCGGTGCCGGAAGGCCGCGAAGTCAGCGACGCCGACGACGCCTGGGCTGCGGCCGAGGACATCGGCGTGCCAGTGGTCGTCAAGCCGGCCAACGCCAATCACGGCCGCGGCGTGTCGGCCGAACTGACCAAGCGCGAAGAAGTCGCCACCGCCTACGAACTGGCGCGCCGCTACAGCAAGTACGTGCTGGTCGAGCGCTTCATCCCGGGCAACGAGCACCGCCTGCTGGTGGTCGGCAAGCAGATGGTCGCGGCGGTTGCCGGCGAAACCGTCTGGATCACCGGCGACGGGCGATCCACCGTCCGCCAGCTGCTCGACAGCCAGATCAATATCGATCCGCGCCGCGGACCGGAGCAGGAATTCCCGCTCGACCTGCTGATTCCCGAACGCGACGCCAAGCTGCGCTTCGAACTGGAGCGCCAGGGCTACAGCGCCGACTCGGTGCCGGCCGAAAGCGCCCGCGTGCTGGTGCAGCGCAACGGCAACATCGCCTACGACGTGACCGACCAGGTCCATCCGGACACCGCCCGCCTGGTGGCGCTGGCCGCCCGCGTGGTCGGCCTCGACATCGCCGGCATCGATCTGGTGGTCGAGGACATCCGCCGCCCGCTGCGCGAACAGGGCGGCGCCATCGTCGAAGTGAACGCCGGCCCCGGCCTGCTGATGCATCTGAAGCCGGCCATCGGCACGCCGCGTCCGGTTGGTCGCGCCATCGTCGACCACCTGTTCGCGACCGCCGACGACGGCCGCATTCCGGTCATCGGCGTCAGCGGCACCCGCGGCAAGACCACGGTCGCCCGGCTGATCGCGCACCTGATGCGCTTTTCCGGCCAGCGCGTCGGCCTCGCCTGCAGCGACGGCCTCTACCTCGACAGCCGCCGCCTCGAAGACGGCGACGCCGCCCGCTTCGAGCCGTCGCAGCGCGTGCTGATGAATCCCGGCGCCGAAGTGGCGGTGATCGAGAACAGCTTCGAAACGATACTGAAGGAAGGCCTGGCCTACGACCGCTGCCAGGTCGGCGTGCTCACGCGCATCGATCCGGAAGCGCATTTCGGCGACTACTACATCGACTCGTCCGACCGCGTGTTCAACGTGCTGCGCAGCCAGATCGACGTGGTACTGCGCCGTGGCACCGGCGTGCTGAACGCCGACGATCCGCTGCAGGCCGAGATGGCCGAGCTGTGCGACGGCGAGGTGATCTGGTACAGCACGCACGCCGACAACGGCATCGTCGGCAGCCACGTGCAGTCCGGCGGCCGCGCAGTCATCGTGCGCGACGGCCAGATCCGTCTGCTCGAAGCCGAGCGCACCGAAGTGCTGTGCCCGCTCGCCAGCCTGCCGCTGACCGACGGCGAACCGCTGCACGCGACCGAGAACCTGCTCGCCGCGCTGGCGGCCGCCTGGTCGCTCGGCCTGTCGCCGGCGGCGTTGCGCACCGGCGCCGAAACCTTCGATCCCCCGGTGCCCGTCGCGGTACCGGCCTGA
- a CDS encoding ABC transporter ATP-binding protein: MTRATEDRLLPDDLPQAWRSGLAAQLQPGEAVQVWLQTDLDDTLHFATNLLVLTDRRLLACAGEQWRNWPLAAGQHFQHHDHAGVGTLALHDSERRLAGWRYTLALNTEALRLADQHTRQIERLTHPDHVVEDEDGLCPRCKAPLPPDDDECPLCERSTTRPPSTWALLRLWRFARPYRGRLFAGFLLTLASTAANLVPPYLTIPLMDKVLIPHQTGTPITVAAVWPYLAGLLGAALLGWALGWARTYILARVSERIGADLRTTTFDHLMGQSLEYFGGKRTGDLMARIGAETDRINVFLSLHLLDFATDVLMLFMTAVVLFSINPWLALVTLLPLPVIAWMIHTVRDRLRTGFEKVDRIWGEVTNVLADTIPGIRVVKAFAQEKRESARFAAANRRNLETNDRVNRVWSLFGPTVTLLTEVGLLFVWGFGIWQVGRDHITVGVLTAFIAYISRFYLRLDSMSRIVSVTQKAAAGAKRIFDILDHGSSVPEPARPVHLARVEGRIELRGVAFRYGNRAVLRGVDLDIAPGEFIGLVGHSGSGKSTLVNLINRFYDVSGGSIRIDGTDIRALPVAEYRRHIGLVLQEPFLFFGTIADNIAYGKPEATRAEIIAAARAAHAHEFILRLPHGYDSMVGERGQTLSGGERQRISIARALLIDPRILILDEATSSVDTATEKEIQRALDNLVEGRTTLAIAHRLSTLRKADRLVVLDRGQIVEVGPHDELMAREGHYYRLYMAQQRLAEADAAEGALA; this comes from the coding sequence ATGACCCGCGCCACCGAAGACCGCCTGCTCCCCGACGACCTGCCGCAGGCGTGGCGCAGCGGGCTGGCGGCGCAATTGCAGCCGGGCGAGGCGGTTCAGGTCTGGCTGCAGACCGATCTCGACGACACGCTTCATTTCGCAACGAATCTGCTGGTGCTGACCGACCGCCGGCTGCTGGCCTGTGCCGGTGAGCAGTGGCGCAACTGGCCGCTGGCCGCCGGCCAGCACTTCCAGCACCACGACCACGCCGGCGTCGGCACGCTGGCGCTGCACGACAGCGAACGCCGCCTCGCCGGCTGGCGCTACACGCTGGCGCTGAACACCGAAGCACTGCGGCTGGCCGACCAGCACACGCGACAGATCGAGCGGCTGACCCATCCCGACCACGTGGTCGAGGACGAGGACGGCCTGTGCCCGCGCTGCAAGGCGCCGCTGCCGCCGGACGACGACGAGTGCCCGCTGTGCGAACGCAGCACGACGCGCCCACCGTCCACCTGGGCGCTGCTGCGGCTGTGGCGTTTCGCCCGGCCATACCGCGGGCGTCTGTTCGCCGGCTTTCTGCTGACGCTGGCGTCGACCGCGGCCAATCTGGTGCCGCCCTACCTGACCATCCCGCTGATGGACAAGGTGCTCATTCCGCACCAGACCGGTACGCCGATCACGGTGGCGGCAGTGTGGCCCTATCTGGCCGGTCTGCTCGGCGCCGCACTGCTGGGCTGGGCGCTGGGCTGGGCGCGCACATATATATTGGCGCGCGTGTCGGAGCGCATCGGCGCCGACCTGCGCACCACCACCTTCGACCACCTGATGGGCCAGTCGCTGGAGTATTTCGGCGGCAAGCGCACCGGCGACCTGATGGCGCGCATCGGCGCCGAGACCGACCGCATCAACGTGTTCCTGTCGCTGCACCTGCTCGATTTCGCGACCGACGTGCTGATGCTGTTCATGACCGCGGTGGTGCTGTTCTCGATCAACCCGTGGCTGGCGCTGGTGACCCTGCTGCCGCTGCCGGTGATCGCCTGGATGATCCACACGGTGCGCGACCGGCTGCGCACCGGCTTCGAGAAGGTGGACCGCATCTGGGGCGAGGTGACCAATGTGCTGGCCGACACCATTCCGGGCATCCGCGTGGTGAAGGCTTTCGCGCAGGAGAAGCGCGAGTCGGCCCGCTTCGCTGCCGCCAATCGCCGCAACCTCGAAACCAACGATCGGGTGAACCGCGTGTGGTCGTTGTTTGGCCCGACGGTGACGCTGCTGACCGAGGTCGGCCTGCTGTTCGTCTGGGGCTTCGGCATCTGGCAGGTCGGCCGCGACCACATCACGGTGGGCGTGCTGACCGCCTTCATCGCCTACATCAGCCGCTTCTACCTGCGCCTGGATTCGATGAGCCGCATCGTGTCGGTGACGCAGAAGGCGGCAGCCGGTGCCAAGCGCATCTTCGACATCCTGGACCACGGTTCCAGCGTGCCGGAGCCGGCGCGGCCGGTGCATCTGGCGCGGGTCGAAGGCCGCATCGAACTGCGCGGCGTGGCTTTCCGCTACGGCAACCGCGCGGTGCTGCGCGGCGTCGATCTCGACATCGCGCCGGGTGAATTCATCGGCCTGGTCGGCCACAGCGGCTCCGGCAAGAGCACGCTGGTGAACCTGATCAACCGCTTCTACGACGTGTCCGGCGGCAGCATACGGATAGACGGCACCGACATCCGCGCGCTGCCGGTGGCCGAGTACCGGCGCCACATCGGCCTGGTGCTGCAGGAGCCTTTCCTGTTCTTCGGCACCATCGCCGACAACATCGCCTACGGCAAGCCTGAGGCCACGCGTGCCGAGATCATCGCGGCGGCGCGGGCAGCGCACGCGCATGAATTCATCCTGCGTCTGCCGCACGGCTACGACTCGATGGTGGGTGAGCGTGGCCAGACCCTGTCGGGCGGCGAGCGCCAGCGCATCTCGATCGCCCGTGCGCTGCTGATCGATCCGCGCATCCTGATACTCGACGAGGCGACCTCATCGGTCGATACCGCGACCGAGAAGGAAATCCAGCGCGCGCTCGACAACCTGGTCGAGGGCCGTACCACGCTGGCCATCGCCCACCGCCTGAGTACCTTGCGCAAGGCCGACCGGCTGGTCGTGCTCGACCGCGGCCAGATCGTCGAGGTCGGCCCGCACGACGAACTGATGGCGCGCGAAGGTCACTATTACCGGCTCTACATGGCGCAGCAGCGGCTGGCCGAAGCCGATGCCGCCGAAGGAGCGCTGGCATGA
- a CDS encoding DUF1854 domain-containing protein, whose product MTISLERDAHGLLVFVDAAGERHAGVQPVRAFPLSAPGEGVALMSADGHELAWFDAPDALDAASRALLDEELSRREFMPRIRSIAGVSSFSTPCDWDIVTDRGATRFTLRSEDDIRRLGGARLLITDSHGIHYEVADMKALDRPSRRILDRFL is encoded by the coding sequence ATGACGATTTCGCTCGAACGCGACGCGCACGGCCTGCTGGTTTTCGTCGACGCCGCAGGCGAGCGCCACGCCGGCGTGCAGCCGGTGCGCGCCTTCCCGCTGTCGGCGCCGGGCGAGGGCGTGGCGCTGATGTCGGCCGACGGCCACGAACTGGCCTGGTTCGACGCCCCGGACGCGCTCGACGCCGCCAGCCGCGCATTGCTCGACGAGGAACTGTCGCGCCGCGAATTCATGCCGCGCATCCGCAGTATCGCCGGCGTATCGAGCTTTTCCACGCCCTGCGACTGGGACATCGTGACCGACCGCGGCGCCACCCGCTTCACGCTGCGCAGCGAAGACGACATCCGCCGCCTCGGCGGCGCACGGCTGCTGATCACCGACAGCCACGGCATCCACTACGAAGTCGCCGACATGAAGGCGCTCGACCGGCCCAGCAGGCGCATCCTCGACCGCTTCCTGTGA